The Macadamia integrifolia cultivar HAES 741 unplaced genomic scaffold, SCU_Mint_v3 scaffold746, whole genome shotgun sequence sequence CTTTTACCAACCAATGACAACCCAAATTACATTTAACACAAAACCCAAAGGCGCCATATTCTGCTTCATTCTCCTTGAGTTGAATCAGAAAAACTCTCGTGATATTCTAGTTCTTCAGACAATTGTTCTGTTACAGACCAGCATTACTTGGAATGCATGGACAGTAGCATGGGAAGGGGATGGTTGCATGGTTACGTAAAGGGAGATTATGAGAGATTATGAAATGGGTGGTTATTAGGAGTTAGTGTTTTACTATTTAATGGGTAGTTGGTGTAGGAGTTATGTTAAGTGGAAGTAGTAGGGCGTGTATGAAGTACGTGGAATATGTGGCGGGAGAAGTAACTACTCTGTTACTAATTGCCTATCCTATTTAATAGGAAGGAGGATGGAAAAAAGGATAAGTGTTAAGTAGTGAATCCCTTAATTCTCTCTCTGAGGGAGAGGTTAGGCGACCTCTCAATATGCCAAGAGATCCGATATCCTCTATTTGCTTATGTTTTCTACCGTATCCAAGATAGGTAAAAGTGGGCAGATTGTGCACCTACCATGTCCATATGAGGGATTCGATAAAACACATCATAACATGATTTGTtgttacaataaaataaagtaaatgtCATCAATAGAAAGAAAATGTTAATGGAACAACGGATACATATCAGTGGTCAGGTCTAATTCAAAAGAGCATATGATTTCTTTGTGATATCAAGAGAAAAACCATTGAGTCACTAGCACAATCAAAATCCAGGAACTGAtcctttttcattatttattttaatataaagcAAATCAGTTATCAACAGTCAGCAAAATGCATACACCAACAATCATAACTGCAAAATATATATGTAGGATCTGAGTTTTACCATCCTTGATGTACCATGGAATACAGTTTCTGATCTAGCTTCACCATTCTTCCAATGCCAAAACCAACACAACCCACAGTTCTAAAGGATGGCCCACAAACTCATCAATTTTGAAACTGTTCAATCATAGGGCCAACAAACTTCTAACATTCCAATGCATGGAGGCCTGAACTTTCTTCATAACTATTAAATATtctattaagtttgtctcgaattcttgacccgttttgaagattgacctgctcTGACATATTTGTGGCGACTCGAATGGGAACTTTTTCTGAGATTTATGATGaaacagaggggttgggccgataggccaaGCCTGGAGCCCAGCACTGATTTGTATGGGCGGTGCGGGGGCATAGCCTGCGTATGGTTCAcccacgacttggagtatagcattgtcattgtaatttggggtttctcaagctagggtttcaaggcgagttttctcgccgctgcttggtgtaatatctcttctgcatagtgaaaatcttcttcttcgctcgagaatgtagcacaccacatcggtgtgtgaacctcgttaaatctctgtgtcttGTGTGATCTGTCTTGGTTTATTATcgtattttttggtgtttgcttAACATATTCGATTCTTAACCATTCAAATTTTGGCTCTATAACAGGAATTTTGTatgttcacattttttttttttttttttttgcccagTTTGATATGTGGATCTCTATATGCTGTTCAGAGTTTCCAAGAAGACAATAAAAGGAATTTAAAGAAGGCCTTCACTCGCTATATTACAAAACTAACATATAGAAACAGCTCAAGAAGAGAACTTACCTATCTGCAGTAATCTCCGAAAATTTTTGGGCCTCCAAGATAAGAGCAAGTTTCCAACACAAAGCAAGCTACCTTCATAGTTAACACCATTTACTACAAAACTTGTATCAGCAAcgctacaaaaaaaaaaaaaaccaaagtcACACACACATAAGCAATTGCACAAACAGAACATCAGgaagacaaaataaaattaaatgaaactATTGAAACTTGAATAGAATGAAATCGAAACAGAGAACTCAAGGCCCAAATGCTCAATGGAGGGGCAGAGATGGAGGAACATAAATCTGACACAACTtaaattaaagagaaaattcATTCGAGATTTTCTGAAGATAGGGTAGTAAAATTTCAATCAGTAAATGTGAGGAATTGTAAAGATGAGCCCTGATTTACCTTTGGAAGCACAATTGGTCATCGGGTATTTGATCGATGAGATTAATCTGATCGTAGAGGGAAAAAGCGCGCCTCAGAGAAGGTAGATTTTGGTTTGTGGGTATCGGAGATTCCTTGCGAAGGGCACGTATGAGAGATGGAAGCGTCGTTACTGCTCTCTGTCTAGCAGCCATTTcacctctcactctctctctctctctctctctctctgaacctctCGAAGTAGCTGACGATAGTTATCAGAGACGACCCGAACCGTTCGGTCTCCTGGTTCTGGTTCATTTGGTTTATCGTTGATCATCAGGTtaaaccaatatatatatatatatatattgtcaaaACATTTCATAAAATTTGAGTAGCAacaaaattgcatttttatttcttagtaaaaaaacagaaactttATTTATCATTGAGTGTGGAAGGTCATGGCAGGAGTAGAACAAATCTCCCAAATCTTAGTTTGCTCCGGTTTTACTAATCTTTGGGAACAAGATCTTTTTGGCTATGTGGTGTTTTGTTTGAAGGTCTATTTCAGCCGATTACTAAGGGAGGTCACATCCTTATCAATGGAGGAGGTTGAGGCATACGGGATCTTACAAGGTTTACGAATGGCAGCAGTTCACAGTTGGACTATTACTGAAGTTTGATTCTCTTCTCAGAAGTTACTTCAGCTTATTATGAAACCGTTCATACATATTGGCCTTTCCTCCGTTTTGGTGTCTTCTGGTACCTATATATGTGTTTTAGTAATATGATGTATAAATGTAATGACATTAATCTAGCTATGCTATACTTAAGGATTGTGGGTGACTTGGTTAGCTTAGGCTATTATACTATGGATGCCAGTAGTTGTATATGTGTTTAGGttcctgtaatattttcctctttccataaaaaaagagaatgtaATTACTTTGTGAATCATACCTTTTTTCTCCTTCATCTGGTTCTTGAAAATGTTACTGATTGGATATTGCAAAAAGCGGAACACTATGTGTATCACACCACTTACTTGAAGGCTTATGACCTAAATATGCTCTCATATCCAATAATCCAACCAAGACCcccgatgcagtactttaaaaTCACAAATCTATGAAATGAACTAAAATCCACAAGTATTTAATAAACAATGAAATAATACAATTGGTGAACTTCTAGTGATATGTACtgtatttacacaaaaagaaagtGAATTCTTATCAATACGTAACTACATGTACTATCCCCAGTATTGCATCAGATATCTACatagaagaatcaaaaggtATGAATGATATCTATCATCCTCAGCGTGCCTCGTAGGCACTGTCAGCACAAACACAACCTTGCTTATGTTCCGCCAGCTTCTCTACACTTAGCTCATCTCCAAGCAGTGCTGGAGTCACAATGGCATCGAAGGGAAAacttgaatcaacatctaaaaaaagATACAACAAATGCACACAATGCTAGTCATCAAACTAAGTCTAGATAAGGTCTTAGTGCTACTGTAACATCGTGGTACCCCTTGCCCTAGAATTCTATCGTCACCAAAACTCCTACTAGCAAGGGTAGGGGAGTGATaacctactttctaaacccggtctaattaaccgcattgacttggtttgatcatatagggttGAACCGGAGAGAACTGACataggtaccatatggaatgtggtagcaagggtgaccttgaactcggttGGCCTGACAGACCGAACGGTATCAAGGGTAatacgtgcacccaagccttgcacttgcacacACCACGAGCCTGtaaaaaaagtaaaggtacgtactagtattGGCGGGTCCaatgtaatctaatattattgggGGGtttatacccacctgagatttaacccacctgagatatacccacctgagatagcacctaagatatacccactagagatttaacccacctgagatatagccCACTCGAGATagtccacctgagatttagcccatcTGAGATTTAGCCCATCTAAGATTTAAAGATATTTTGGGGCCCAAGTATAAAAGGGGAGAATTAATTATCTTTTTCCTCATTAAtcttagttggtcggtgggagagtaaagaagagagagaaagaagaagaaaggaaaagagaagaagaagaagaaagaggaagggaaATAGACCGTAGAGCTTCACGGAGCTGGTTTTGGTATTTGAGCCAGGATTTATGATAGCTCGTCGAGGTCTtcaatttgaggtaggtattgcacacattccaaggattcttaggaaaatcCCATTCTTAAATCTTCTTTTTGATTTTGGGAAGGAACCCCcatggatcttgctaatcctacttgaataattaaatctaaggtctaatagaAGGTctatataatgattttgaaggatttagaAGGAGTGTtgatgaagatctagagtattttgaggttcttgagctaaagaagtgaaatttggggtttcattaatgttcttgagaaagaggtaagaatcttcttttttcttttaatttgatcttagatctaggttgaagGTAATGATTGGACTTAGATAAGTGATTTAAGTCGTCATCGTctccaaacaagttccctaagccgGAAAAAAGTCAGGAATGATGttgaaaaaattttcattcaaagactgggggtatttttaccccaccgTCTTCTGTTTTAGCCCACTTGAGTTCCAGAACTCAGATTTTAGGTTCTAGAGTAACCGATAGGCTacttagcccaccggtcttctgtTTTAGTCCACCTGAGTTCTCAGAACTTAGATTTTAGGCTATGGGGTAACCGGCGGGCTAAAACTGATGGGTTACTTAGCCCACCAatctttggctctagcccacctgtctttctaGAATTgcagaattggtccaaatttgatgggtaaccctcatttatgattctaaatcgattttagtgttcaaacatgatgattttgaccccaaaatgtgaagtgataaaccattatgtttatgataggttaacTCAATACGCTACCCATACATCAATCTTTTTCGTACCGAGTAGAAGCAccatgtacatatacaagtaagtggggagtggactctaaTTTAAATGCAAAATGTTATGtatcatttaacatgtgttagtctagccatgccatcatattacctgtgtgtagactagacatcacatatgccatatcacgcattatatgtgcatttacataacatgctatACTTTGCTTTATAATGAATATccttatgtcttgatgtatgtgatggaagaaattcatttggacatgacgtatatgctagattagatgcgtAGTCATCTTGAAAATGAGTACATGGTGGCACGTGGTATGGACGCGACGCCATCGTGTAATcatactatgctcatgtagaggcatgtggctaggatgtaTTTACCCTTATGCTacacccttcccaatagggtttacgtgttgggggatcattggggggaagcatcaggTTGCAGTTGTCGAACTCCTgcagcggttagaagtacgcaaCTGATAGCTAGGACAGTTGGTAACCCCGGTGATATATTCAAGGGCCGATCGTACTGTTTTAtttgggtggagtcacccatttactttctgtcatttaaatttatcgggagtcggcttgcattttaaatttagtACCAAGGTGGGCCTTCTTTGATAACCCTAGGGCTTATCGAGGGATGGGGTTCGGGCTCGTACCTTgggtatacacgcactgtggtttgagtagcacataacctatgacccataatgttgttaggctataaaataaattcatataggtgcatttgtgtGGTGAATGTTTATgtggttttccttgtgtggtcttcctttccacatATTAGGTTGgtaagctcatcccacatgcacaactctttttaagtgattttacaggttattAGGAGCtggacccactgtggagttttcatctgaggactggtgggtccctagCAAGTTCAAGCATGATACCGTTGCACTGCGAGGATTGTGCTGTGTGGCACCTGTGACTCTtgagtgattcttttgattcttttttatgtactcccttttgtacttgatgcttaaattgttatattttttatatatatcatccttcgggcc is a genomic window containing:
- the LOC122069874 gene encoding LOW QUALITY PROTEIN: NADH dehydrogenase [ubiquinone] 1 alpha subcomplex assembly factor 3-like (The sequence of the model RefSeq protein was modified relative to this genomic sequence to represent the inferred CDS: inserted 1 base in 1 codon) — translated: MAARQRAVTTLPSLIRALRKESPIPTNQNLPSLRRAFSLYDQINLIDQIPDDQLCFQSVADTSFVVNGVNYEGSLLCVGNLLLSWRPKXFSEITADSLSIFQVVKPTPEILILGTGRHIQPVDPELRRFIKSTGMKLESVDSRNAASTYNILNEEGRVVAAALLPFGVSS